AACAGCACAGAATGGGAGGGAGGTAGGGACTTGTTTTTCAATGGTAAATATTACTCTGTGACTTCATCAGAACAGCTTAATTAGCACTTCCACTGAATCCTTTGTCACCTTCTGCCCATGTACCCACGCCTGTGCTTTTATTACTTGGCTTGAGAGTTTTACAAAGGTCTCAAGTGTCCCCTTTAGCATGGTCACCCTGGGAAAGTCCTCTCTTAAAATTCTCACAGGGTCTTTGACAGGGGTAATCCCTGCCCTGTGCAGTACAGTGTAGAAGGAAGCATTGAAATGTTGCTTGTGGGTTCTCCTCAGAGATGCAAATCTCACAATTTTGCATAACCTGTGTTAGTGAAACTTGATTGGTCTAGGAAGCCTACACCTATGAAATGAATAGTCCCCTTTATCAGAATGTACAAGGGTGTTGTTCATCTTATCAATAGAATGTAGTTAAAAACAAAAGGCAAACTCGTGCCTTCAGAGACCTGTCTTAAGCTCTGTTTTCTtgggtggggttggggttgggggtgggggtgggggtgtttgTGGGGGGAGCTTTTAAATCTGTTCATTAGAAAACTCTTTCAATTGTTGCGTTTGAAGTATTAGCTGGAACAAAGAAAACAGCACCTTGCTTACTGTAGCTACACAAACCAGGCATGGAATGAACCTTGGGTTCTCTCACATTCCATTAATCCCACAGAGTTGCAGAATTCTTAAGGAGCACCAAAAATGGTGTTGCACTGGGAAATGTCAGGACTGAATTCCTTTTCCAGGGGATCGGCCGCAGAGCAtagagtgggagagagaggagggagcacatCTGGGTTAAATATTTGTCATGTAATCCCCAGAACAGTGGGAGTTGTGGTGCCAGAGTGTAATTCCTGTGGGTTTGATCCAtcgttatttatttgtttttaaaagctttattttttcccTGCTTGGAATGAATGAGTAAGGAACTGGAGCCAAGGAACAGAATGTCTCTTTGGCAGAATGTAGCCTGGAAGCATTGTAGTTTTGTGGAGGGACCAGGTTACTCAGGGGAGAGCTGTTCCCATTGCTGGTGGTGtgccacaaggtggcagtgtTGAACACTTAGTTTAGAAAGGTGGAGGTACTGTTCTCTATTGGTTTGCTATGGcactgtaaatatacagtatgtttaaactCTCCCACAGTCAGATTCATTATTTCCATGAAGCTGGTCGTTCAGAAATCATTATTCTACTACTCAAAagtagcttttttattttaaaagtcccGCAACATGAATATTTATTAGCACAGTCTTCCAGCAATAGTATCAttttggtataataataataatgtattttatttctagTGTTCTTGGACTACCTGGCATGTCTCTTATTAGAATGAGAatttgagacattaaaaaaacaaaacgcaatGTACTATTGCAGAGAGACGACAGGTCATGTCCCACTGGAAAGGTACAGTGTGTAACATGCAGCAGGACATacagtaaactgtaaaaaaaaaatatatacattgagCAACTCTGCCATGTGTTTTTCACCCAAAGGCAATGTATTATGATTTGCactaaaaacatttatttccatAATTTAATCAGAACATGTTTTCTAGCATGTCAAATATGGCATGGAAACCCCATAACCACAACTGTGCAAAACAGAAAGAcgcttatgttttattttttctctctcgcTTTTTGCCATGCAAATCAGTCCCATTTTTTCCCCAGGTGGTTTGCATGAAACAGACGCACGTCAGGCTATTGGTATACGTTGCCAGGTGAACACCCTGAACACAGCGCTTTGGTTTAGGCTGCATGTCTTCCCCTGCCGTGGAAACGGATTGACAGGAAGGCTTGTTTCAAGGTGCCAGCTTCCCTTCAGGAGCAGCATCTGGGTGACGGGTAGCGAAGAACAGGTGAACACTCGGGTCGGCCCGGCTCAGGCTTCACACCACTCTGTTCAAACCCGCTTCTCTCGGGTCTCCAGGCAGGAGGTGAAACACGTTTCCCACGGTAACCGGAGGGCTGAAGATTGCTGGAAATATATGGACTTTCCTTTTTAACCTTCATGCCCCTCTTTATTTAACTTACCTGGCAGAACACAAAGAACGTGACACCCAAGGATAGACAGATAGATCTAGAAACAAAGACCAATAATTTATAATGCTGCTGACGAAGAGCATTTTTAACTGCATTCAGATTCCAGCAGCCAAGCAAAATAACGAAATCCAATCCAACATAGAATGCATGGTTAAAAAACTGTGTGCCTGTGTTTAACAGTGGAGTCCCGCTTCCCATCCACTCCAGGAACCCCTTTCTCTTGGCTGTCATTTGAATTCTTTGCCCCACGATGCAGTTACTTGGGCTGATTATGTGTGTACTTGCATGTTAAACAGGCTGTGTGAACTTCGTTTGACACCAGACTTAATTCAATGTGTCAAattgagcagtttttttttattgctcagGTTTGAAAGCAAACTGTGCATGGAGCATTTCAGATTAATAATGGCGTGCACTAAATCTATATATTTGCCATCTTGTAATTGCAGGGATTTTTCAGTGTAATAGTGTTACGTGGAGAGACCTACATTGTTGAAACAGGTGGCCAGTTGTCTTCTGAAACTTCTGGAGAGAAGCCAAGTTTGCTATCTGTCCACCTGTTCAGGATTAAGTTAAGAATTAAATGGATTGGCATGGCCCCCGGTCATGCAGAACAATCTCAAATGTTGCAATAAAAAGAACTGCCTCATCCAAGCGGTTTAGAAAAATTACTAAATTGGAAGCTATTGCAACAAATGGTATTCTGAAATATGCAAAAtgtaagtttttaaaaaaatggttgaaACTGAAGTATATTGGTATACTGAGCTTAGGGAAGCAATGAAGGGCAACAGAAATCTGAATGTCTCCAAATACAGAAGTATGCATTATCGGAATAAAATAACGCTAAGAAAGCACTGCTTATGTCTATAATCCTAGAACATGAGCGCTTGTTCAGACAGTTTCTTCttaatacatttgagagtgacttgAGTATCaaaaggaggaaactgacaactGGGAGGATCAACCTCTCAGTAAATTTGAACCCCCCTGTTTCGTGCCAGAAAGCTGGCATCATTTGTGTTTGTGGGCTGCTTCCTTGTACCTTCAAGGGTTAAGAATGTATAGAGGCAGGGTTCTGTATTTTGGGGCATCAGAGAGGGCTTAGGCAAGGTCAGCGTCTGCTTTCAAACGCCTAGGAACTGGAGAGACAAAAACAAGCAGATTAGCACCTCCCCCAACACACATTCTAGAAAGGAATTCTAGAGTACCGACACTTTCAATCCCAATGGGCTTCTCTAACACTGTCTTTTGGGGGCACTTTGTCTGCAGCGTATGTTAACTGTATTTAACAAGCTTCTTCCGAGAAAGAGGGAGTGACACTTTGAGCAAGTTTGATCTCCCTTTTAAGCTGTGAAACGAACTAATTCCAACCAGTCATCCAAAACGCCCCCACTGGGGCACGTCATGGATAAAGGTGATGGTCGTCATTCGCTCCCACACACTGCACTGCGTGTAATCTGTAGATGACTTTCTAACCACCAGCCTTTTGCCAGGAATTTGTAGGCAGTGGTGCTTTATTGCCATAATAGATGATTCCTAACGCTCTCCCTGAGTCATGCTGACTCAGTTACAGTACAGCGCATCAGCTGTGATGCAGTGCTGGCTCTCCACCCCCCTTCCTGACAGGAGCAGCCCTTCTTGTGACAGAGTTTAAAGAAGCTCTCCTCTCCGCACGCATGTTTCATGACTGTGCTGTATTCCTTCTTGGTTTATATtactcgagagagagagagagagtgaatggGGAGAATTACACTTGAGAAGGGCATGTACTGTACACACCCCATCCTATCAGGCTGAAAGTATGCTGTGTTTCCAGGATGGGACTCTTTTTTGAATTAgcaaatctaaatgtaaaacTACTGATTTCGTGGCTTTCCTTTAATTGTATTGCTTTTGAAGGACCTGTCTGtttgcatgcaagggattctgTTAGTAACCTAGCAGAGCCCCTGTGCAGTGTCTGTTTGCAGTAGAGTTTGCTTTGGATTTCCAGCTCAGTTGACCAACCCCAAAGGTCAGAAAGGGCAGGTTTGCACAGTGCACAGTAATGGGATCTCTTGACCCCCCCCCCTTGTTGTGCACGTTGTGGAAACTGGCACTTGCTTCTTTGCTAATGAATGAGCAGGACTGACTGTAGCTTATTAGGGCACTGGTAACCAGCTAACAACATGGATCCAAGATGAGTGTTGTGTGAGCACAGGCTTGAATGGCTATGCATGATTAATACTGTTCCTAAACCGAGATTTATATTCTCCAGTGGCGTGCACTAGTATACAGAAACAAATAGCAGGATAGCTCAATGAATCTGATCAGAATGTAGGGGGCTCACACATCAAATACACTTGTTCAACCAAATGGTACTGTGGAGCCATCACAATACCAGGTCCATTGATTTCCAAGAGCAGCTGTGTTTTGTGAAATGGTGAACTCTCATCattctctatctctatctctatctctctctctctctctatctctctctctctctctctctctctctatctctctatctatctatctatctatctatctatcgagagAGATTATATCTATTTATAGAGagattctctctctcctctctctctctctctcactataaaataaataaatcaatggcCTCCTGATAATGTCTGATTCTTATGGGATGTAGCCAGTGGTTTTCACTCCCTTACCTGTTCCTTCTCCCATTTGTCCCAGCAGATTGACTGAGTAGATCACATCAACCATGAGCGGGGTACTCAAGAGAAAGCTGGACGAGGACCCTTGCTACTCTTCCTCAtccccctcttcctcctcagGATGGGAGTCGGACGGGGAGAGCTCCTCCCCCGAGACCCTGGACTCCAGACCCAGCAATCCCAGCTCCTTGCCAGCTCATTTCACCAGTAAGTATTTCTGCAGTCGGGGGGGAAATCCGTTTGCAAACCAAACAATATTCTGGCAAAGAGAACGGATTAGCAATTCCAAACACATGAAAACACAGAGAGTAACAAGGATACAACATTCTTTGAATTAAAAACTTTACAAACATCATTCAGTGTCTCGTTTGCAGATTTGCGGGGCGATTTCTTTAAGTGCAGCTGCCTGTgatatgaaacaaaaaataataccACGGAAGCAATAATAAATTAAGAGGCCAGGCATTATTAGCAAATCACAAATCGTCAACATCTGCTAATCTCTGTGAGTGTGTACACAAAAGCCCTTGCATGGATCTCGTGAGCAGCGAGGATTGACAGGGATAAAGGACAGACAGTTCCTGGCCCCGGTCCTCCAGCACTTGGGCAGGAATCCAGCTTGCGAGGCGCTTCAGTGACGTGCGCTGCCACTGCTGGCACACAGAACACCATGCACTCTGACTGGCTCCTTGGCAGGCATCCAGTCAGGGGCTGCTGAGTAAGGGAGAGCATGCACTTCAGCTCAAATCGTGCAGCTTGATATCCTTGCTTTCACTGGAAAGTGTTTAGGTGTGGGGGAGAGGGGTTCTGTTTGCAGAAGGACTGTACATTTGTGCTACAGGTTTAATACATTAACTCATTTACCagctgtgtgtggttttttttttttttttttttttaaacacaggaaTGCATTCTAGAAATAATAAACTCAGGCTTTGTGTGCTTTTCCTCGCAGCCAGTTTGCACAATGAAACACTATGCAAATAAAAGCACAGCACCATCTCCGAATGCCTTGTAGTTCAAGTCCTGTTGAAACAATAacagcctctgtgtgtgtgaaactgGGGGGTGGGGGTTCAGCTGGCAGTTTGGCATAAAAAAGTGAATGTCTTAGTTAGTGATTTAGGTCACTGAAAGCAAGAAAGTAAGAAATAAGGGGACTATAACCCCCATCCCCATGAAAGGAAAACCGCATCTTATTTTTGAACCAGTTGTGGTTGGCCTTCTTTTGAAAGCTTTTCATGTAGGTAGTGTGCAGGTACAGAGCTTGGATGCATGAAACCACCAGCTTGGTTCATTTTCATTGCCTGTTTACTGGAGTTCATTTTCAGTGCGAGACGTGGTTTGTGCAGCAGACACAGCCCCGACAAGCATCTGTTACTTGCTTACCCATTTTGTACGCACACAGGatatgtatgggggggggggggggggggcaggcagACTGACATTAATAAAGCAAATGCTGTTCTGTTTGGAGCTGCACTCATTACTGTGCTTCCTTGATTAATGGACTTCTTTAAAGCAACTCAAAAATCTTGCTTGGTGTGTGTGATTATAAAACTTCAGCAATATTCTGCCTGACCAAACAGCTCTGGCTCCATCTGGTGGCGTACTCTGGGAAGTACTGTGGCAACAGCTGTTTGGATGCACTGTTTATTGAGCCTTAAAATGGCTCTTCCAGGTACCTTGGATGACTGCCTACTAAAACATTCCACGCTTTACTAGTCATAACATAGCTCATTTTAATACGATAACAAAACAGATGTATGTTCAATTAAAACATAGCCAAGGTATGCCAAGTAGTCTTTTTATAAATTGCGAGAAAGCTACAGAAAGTATGGCGTCTATTAAATTATGTGCTATGTGTGGTTTAGTTGTGAAGCTTCCTTTAACTGGGTGGATAGTTATGTAGTTGTACGGCATGGCTTTGACTTGCCTTGTGCAGAAAATATCATCCATACACACTGCAAGTGAAAAACAAGTTCAGGGATAAAAGACAATGGACTacatttcataagaacataagaaagtttacaaacgagcggaggccattcagtccatcttgctcgtttggttgttaatagcttattgatcccagtatctcaagcagcttcttgaaggatcccagggtgtcagctttaacaacattacaggggagttggttccagaccctcacaattctcttctgaatgcccctttatctaatctccatttgtgacccctggtccttgtttcttgggtcaacattgtcaataccttttagaatttagaatgcttgaatccgatcgccgcgtagtcttctttgttcaagactaaatggattcaattctttaagcctgtctgcatatgacatgccttttaaacccagagtTATTTACTCCAATGCGTCTTTAGCACCCaattttcagaaaggagaaacgcaCCCAATACTTTTGTCAAACCAGCCTTTTAATTCAGGGGCTTGAATGAAGTATtacatttcttcatttttttttttttttcttttgcattgcgCTAATGATTCAGGTGTCAATAGCTTTCAGAATCTACCCCAATAACTTTTCATACCCTTAAGGTACGGTAACACTATTGATCTGGGAATGTCTTATTTGTGGCAGTGCGTTTTAACACTCTGCTTCCCCCCCTCCTTTTTCAGCTACGTCAATCTTGAAGAGAGCCAAGCGGATTCGGAGAAACACCGTGCAATTCGATCAGGTCACCGTGTTCTTCTTCCCGCGCTGTCAGGGCTTCACCAGCGTGGCCAGCAGGGGGGGCTGCACCCTGGGCATGGGCAGGCAGCACAGCGCCTGCAGGCGGTACACACTGTCTGAGTTTGCTCAGGAGCAGCAGCACCTCCGCAGGGAGAAGCTCAAGGATCGTCTCCGGGAGGAGAAACTGGAAGTCCTCAAGCAAGAGGTACGTCGCTGAGGCGTGTTTACCATTCGTTTGCTGCTCAGAGTGGTGGCAAACAAGGCAGTCTTCTCCGTTCAGGCTGTTCTTTTTTATGAACATATTCCTTCAAAGTCATACAGTAGTAATTAACAGCTGCATTGAGCCTCATTATGCCATACTCTTGacacactgttttttgttttacagctaGCTAAAAATGGTACTGCGGAGTCCAAAGAGGCCGCCCAGCTGACGTTGGATGACGTATCTGAAGATGACATTGACATTAGCGGAGTGGACTTCGAGGGTGGCTTCTTCCTCCATCCCTATCCATCCAAGAGACGGCATGCGCTGCTGAAGGCCGCTGGTGTCAAGAAGATCGACAAGGAGGAGAAGCGCGAGCTGCACGCCATCCGGCTCTCCCGGGAGGACTGCGGCTGCGACTGCCAGGGCTTCTGCGAGCCCGAGACCTGCAGCTGCAGCCTGGCTGGGATCAAGTGCCAGGTAGGGCTTCTGTTAGGACCAGTGTTATAACCAGCATTCTACccaggtcaaacttaggtttcaagctatagctggcagtatttgtgactgcttggtatttactattcaacctccaaatctatgttacacagcaagCCAAAAGAGTTAAGGACTATTTTGTACTTAACCAGAAtctttacatgagcatcagcattgatgatgcagaaAAACAACTGAGGACACGACCtctgtgtcctcatagctagttatgcCCATGGTTAGGACTGGCTGTGAATGAAAGACGTCTTCTCAGTATTTAAAAGGAATTGGCTTTAACAATGGTCTCTTCCCTTCCCCGCAGATGGATCATTCTTCGTTTCCCTGTGGCTGCACAAAGGACGGCTGTGGGAACACGCAGGGCCGGATCGAGTTCAACTCGAGCCGCGTTCAGACACACTACATCCACACCATCATGAAGCTGGAGCTGGAGAAGAGGCTGGAGGAGAGCACAGACACCGGGGAGCAGTGTGGGAGGAGGCAGTGGCTGGAGGAGAGCACGGACACCGGGGAGCAGTGtgggaggcagcagcagcagaacccCTTTGGTTTCCAGTCGGAGGAGGAGCTCCAGGCCATTCCCGCCAGCCCCAGCTTTCACTTCAGCGCCAAGCTGGACCCCATCGGAGAGAACAGCTGCAGCAGCGACATGACAGACTCCTCCAGCTCCTCGAGCCAGAGCGAGTACTCCTCTGGGCTGTGTGCTGGCAGCAGCAGCCCTCAGTCTGACAAGCCGCAGTCTGATGTGGATCACAATGGGCTGGCCAGGATTCTCAGCTTTAATGACTCGGACAATGAGGACTGCAGTAGCAGCTGCAGTGGTGACAGCTGCGACCGGCAGCGACAGGTCAACATTGGCTGCTTCAACACCTTGGACTTCTTTAACGATAATATTGTCGAGGGCCCCCAACACAACACGAATGGAGGGGACAGCAGTAGCGGGCATGTGTGCGGCCACATGTCCAGCATTTCAGAGTGCTTGGATGAAAATGCCAACCAAGACACTATGATGTTCCACAGCAGTGGCTCAAGCCAGGCATTCCCCAGCACCCCGTCCCCTTCGATTGATCACTCATCTCCAAGCTACATGGACCTGAGCCTCTCGTCTGACTCGGATTTCGAGTTCTTCCATGGATTTCCGGACTATAGCCCTGGTCCTCTTTATAACTCCTTGAAAGAATATGAGAATCTGGACAGCTTtcttcagttccagctccccAGTTATCCCAGCTTCCCCCAAAACGGGGACCCCGGCACGTGCTTTTTGGAGTCCCTAATTGGCGTGTCGGAATCCGTCCCAGAACCCCCCGCTGCTTTTACAGACAATCAGCTCCTTGAAGAAGCCATCAAGTCGTCAATAATGGAATCTGTGAAggtgtaaaatacagtacagtttcaatctttacaaaaactgacaatttaaaaagagaaactaATTTAAtgaggactgtgtgtgtgtattatatatatatatatatatataatgttttttacattttattggaAGACTTGATTGATTAAGAAAGctgtgatttatatatatatatatatatatatatatatatatatatattataatgtgtaTATAAAAGATATTTCTTACTTAGCCTCCAAAAAATGTAGTACGAATCAAACTGTGCACAGTAAAAGTACAAACTGGCAGCTAACGCACACATTCTACTCAAACTCTTTGGCCTTTTCTGTAGCCTAAGGTCTGCAGAGAAATCACAAAAGGCTGGGgagcttttgttttttaacaatgaCACTTTAGTCAAATTCTAAGTGTGTTTGTTGTAAAAGCTGCCacgtgtatatgtgtgtgtataatgtttcaattttttttatttgttgctagtattttattttaagaaatattattattattattattattattattattattattattattattattattattttgtcctaAACTTGCATTCAGAGTGCATCTAAAAGGCATCTTAAGAAGGAAAATTAAGTGCAACCAGACTT
The Acipenser ruthenus chromosome 3, fAciRut3.2 maternal haplotype, whole genome shotgun sequence genome window above contains:
- the csrnp1b gene encoding cysteine/serine-rich nuclear protein 1b; translation: MSGVLKRKLDEDPCYSSSSPSSSSGWESDGESSSPETLDSRPSNPSSLPAHFTTTSILKRAKRIRRNTVQFDQVTVFFFPRCQGFTSVASRGGCTLGMGRQHSACRRYTLSEFAQEQQHLRREKLKDRLREEKLEVLKQELAKNGTAESKEAAQLTLDDVSEDDIDISGVDFEGGFFLHPYPSKRRHALLKAAGVKKIDKEEKRELHAIRLSREDCGCDCQGFCEPETCSCSLAGIKCQMDHSSFPCGCTKDGCGNTQGRIEFNSSRVQTHYIHTIMKLELEKRLEESTDTGEQCGRRQWLEESTDTGEQCGRQQQQNPFGFQSEEELQAIPASPSFHFSAKLDPIGENSCSSDMTDSSSSSSQSEYSSGLCAGSSSPQSDKPQSDVDHNGLARILSFNDSDNEDCSSSCSGDSCDRQRQVNIGCFNTLDFFNDNIVEGPQHNTNGGDSSSGHVCGHMSSISECLDENANQDTMMFHSSGSSQAFPSTPSPSIDHSSPSYMDLSLSSDSDFEFFHGFPDYSPGPLYNSLKEYENLDSFLQFQLPSYPSFPQNGDPGTCFLESLIGVSESVPEPPAAFTDNQLLEEAIKSSIMESVKV